The Lathyrus oleraceus cultivar Zhongwan6 chromosome 5, CAAS_Psat_ZW6_1.0, whole genome shotgun sequence genome includes the window CCCCTCCAAAATAATTGGCAATTACGTAACATGTGGATATGTGTAATATAGGGAAatgaaaagtttttcatcagcCTATGTATTAATATAGCCGTAAAACCTAAAGGGATTTCATTAGAGCATGTTTATCTATAGTTTTCCCAAGTTCCTACACATTTACCGATGTTGCTGTGTCAGAAGCATTTGGATATTTGAGATTTTCCAACGTTCTCTCATTTGCAATGTCCATAAAGAAACACACGCTCCTACAATTTAAGTGATCCATATTTATTGTTAAAAAAATTCAatttgtcatttaaagaaaatcaccaacaataaatatatattttttaaattaagCCTACATTAGTAAAAAAAAAATTCATCAGCCTGTTTTTAGTGAAACACCAAAACCAAATGAAAGATCAAAATTAAAATTCACATAAGTAGCTCTTATTTAAATCCACAAAATAGATACATAACtaattttaaaataaatgaaaataaaaaatcaCCAAAGATGAAACATAAAATTCAAAACATAAAAGCGAAAAAACATTATACAAAATCACCAAAATCGATAATGCAAAATCGAAATAGATAGAAATCGAAATAAATCTAAATCCAGAACACAATAATTAGAACTTAACCGAAATAGATGAAATCAAAAGTCAAAATAAAAAATCTCCAAAATCAACAAAGTTGAAATATATGGAATCAAAATCAGGAACATTATAACTTGCCATTGTCACCATGCTCACTTTAAATTGAAATTTTAAATTGAGATAGAGGAAAAATAATGGATTAGAACCAAAATTCGGGGATGAAAATAGTGTAAATAAAGAAGGAAAAAGAATTGAATAAAATTGATTTGGTTATTTGAGATGGATTTTGGAGTAAAATAGAGAATGCACAATATTTATGAAAATGGATTTTCTGGATTTGTTTAAGAAGATATAGAGAATGCATagtatttatgaaaatagttttttttggataaatcaataatgatttgtttgtttccCGTTATTCAAACAGAATTGGCATAACTGTGAAGGGAAGAAAGTCGAGAAATTAAATTGAGTTGACTCAAAGCACCCATGAGAATAGAATGAGACCTTAAATCAAATAGAAATATTGTAATGTTACATAAATTATATTTGTAAAAAATATATATCTTCTAAAAAAGGAAGGTATTCATGTACGAACAAAATAATTGGAATTGAAAAGGAAGAAATTCCTATAATCTTAATCAATAGAAACTAAAAGCAACACGTTAATCAAAATCCATTcgcaaatatatatatatatatatatatatatatatatatatatatatatatatatatatatatatatatatatatatatatatatatatatatatatcatttaaTTTTCGACTTTGTAAAAAAGATGAGATTGATagacaaaaaaaataaaaaatcttaCATTTTCTCTTTTGCAACTCTGACACACAAATGCGCTGATGGATGAACAAATCAACTGAAATTGAAATTGAAACGAAAGGATTGTAATCAACCTAAAATGATTTGTAAAACTATATACTATTCAATTTTTGATTTTGTAAAAGATGATGAGATAAGTGGATGAAGAAAATAAAACACATACATTTTCTCCTTTTGAATTTGAAACTCCGCCACACCAATGCATTGGCAGATGAAAATTGATTATTATGGGAGAGTCAAAGAGATTTAGGGTTAATGGAAATAGTGAAATACATTGAAAGAGTAAAAGAAACCGTAAAAAATGTCTTTGGAAAGATGAAATTGTGTTTATTGGTATTTGTAATTGAAAGGGATACAATTGTGTTTATTGGGGtcataataattaatatattttcCTTTAAAATAGAGATATAATGTAATAATTATTAACATTGGATTAACAAATACCAATTATGCAAAAAGACAATTAGAGACTTGAATAACCATGTTTTATTAACATTGGATTAACAAATACCAATTATGCAAAAAGGCACAAAGcccaaaaaaaattaaaatattttatttcatGTTTTTTAGGTTGTTGCAAAAATAATAAATTACCAACAATTTGCAGGTAATGGCCGTTCATTATAAGATATATTAAAATTATGGTAAAAAAGTGAACTGACCCATGATGAACCTGGACCAAAACATTACTGCCCCATTGTAAATGTCACCTATAGCCTAAGCCACAAACATCTCTTATTCCTGTTTTGGTTTTATGCTTAATGTTGTTTAAGAAGGTTAAGAGTTGTTAGAAGCAAAACTAGATTCGATTTCTATTCTAATAGTATCTTCATCTCATTTTCAAAATGAAATCAGATTTTATTCGAATTCTAAGAGGTTAAGAGTTGTTCCTATGAATCACTTCAGCCTCAATCTCACAACAGCAAATAAGAACGTAAAACAAGAGATACGAGACTCTACAAAGAGACATCAACAACTACCAAGTGTAAATATCATTATTTATATATATCTATTGTACAAAACAGACATGAAAGAATATCATATCTTATTTTGGACCAAGAAATCAGTAGCTAGTTCTCCCATCACCCTCCGTGATCACATCCTTGAAAGATCCATTACTTGGAATCATTGGCAATACATGTTCTTGATGAGGTGTAATGACATCAAGAAGATACGGGCCAGGAGTGTCCAACATTTTCTGAATAGCTTCTCGAAGCTCTTCCTTCTTGGTCACACGAGCCGCCGGTATTCCACAAGCATCAGCAAATCCAAGCATGTTAGGGAAAATCTCTTCCTTCCTAGAAGGGTCACCAAGATAAGTATGGCCTCTGTTTGACTTATAGAATCTATCCTCCCATTGAACAACCATACCTAAATGTTGATTATTCAACAACAAAATCTTAATTGGAAGATTCTCCACTCTTATAGTAGCCAACTCTTGAACATTCATCATAAAGCTACCATCCCcatcaatatcaacaacaatcgcATCAGGGTTAGCAACCGCAGCACCAATCGCAGCAGGTAATCCAAAACCCATAGCACCAAGTCCACCAGAAGTTAACCACTGCCTAGGTCTCTTATACTCATAAAACTGACCAGCCCACATTTGATGTTGTCCAACACCAGTACTAATAATTGCATCTCCATCGGTCAATTCATCAAGTACCTGAATAGCATACTGCGGAGAAATCGCATTCTCAAACGTCTTAAACCCAAGAGGAAATTTCAATTTCTGAACATTCAACTCCTGTCTCCATGCTTCAAAATCAAGTTTACCCTTAACTCCTTTACTCTCCAAAACCCTATTAAGACCTTCCAATGCCACCTTCATATCAGCACAGATCGACAAATGTGGAATCTTATTCTTCCCAATCTCAGCTGAATCAATATCTATATGAACAATCTTAGCCCTACTCGCAAAAGCTTCTAACTTACCAGTAACACGATCATCAAACCTAACCCCGAAAGCAAGCAATAAATCACTACTATCAACAGCATAATTAGCATAAACAGTACCATGCATACCCAACATATGAAGGGAATGTTCAGCTCCAATAGGGTAACTACCAAGTCCCATTAAAGTACTAGCAACAGGAATACCGGTCAGTTCAACAAACCGGTTCAATTCCTCACTGGAATTCAAACAACCACCTCCAACATACAAAACCGGTTTCTTAGATTCTAATAACAGCCTCAGAACCTGTTCTAGTTGAGCCTCTTCTGGAATCTTGGGTAGCCTGGAGACATACTGAGTGAGCTTGATGGGCGCGGCCCAATTCGGAACTGCTGACTGTTGTTGAATGTCTTTGGGTAGGTCGATGAGAACCGGGCCGGGCCTGCCTGAAGTTGCAAGGAAAAAAGCCTCTTTCACAATCCTAGGAATGTCATCAACATGGAGAATGAGGTAGTTATGCTTTGTGATAGATCTCGTTACTTCAACATTTGGGGTTTCTTGAAAAGCATTAGTTCCGATCATTCTCCGGGGAACTTGACCGGTAATGGCGACAAGAGGGACACTGTCCATCAAAGCATCGGCGAGGCCGCTGACTAAGTTGGTGGCGCCGGGACCGGAAGTGGCGATGCAAACTCCAGGGAGACCGGAAGAGCGCGCGTAGCCTTCGGCGGCGAAGACTCCACCTTGTTCGTGACGGGGAAGTATGTTTCGGATTGTTTTGGAGCGTGTAAGAGCTTGGTGGATCTCCATGGAAGCTCCTCCTGGGTAAGCGAATACGTTGGTGACGCCTTGACGCTCGAGAGCTTCGACGAGAATGTCGGCGCCTTTTCGTGGCTCGGTGGAGGAGAAACGGGAGATGTATTGATCGTCGgaggtggtggtggtggaagTTGGTGCGGCGGGGGAGTTGGAGAGGGAAGATGAGATAGTGAGGGAACGAGTGTGAATGGATTGTGGTTTgttggaaatgggagagaaaggGAATGTGAGTATAGAGTTTCGGTTAAGGATAGTTGAATACGAAGAAGAATATGAAGTGAGAGGAGTGGGGGTGGTTGTGGCCATTGTTAAATGCAAGTAGAGTTTGAGTTTGCTAGTTTGATGATACGAACATTCAGGTGTCTTGTCAGGTTTATATTGATGTGACTGAGGAAGTTTAGCTTCTTTCTTTACTTTTTTTGCCCTAGTCTTTTTGTCTAATGCATTGGTGTGCTGAGGGTAAAATAGTCACTGCAGTCGCTGGGGTTTCACTTCTGGCATGTATTTTGCCGCGTGATAATCACGTGTGTTAATTTACTTTTCTAGATGTTTGTTTTCACAATATAAAAAGACTTGTGTCAATAATATAAAAAGTTTTGGTCAACTTTTAGCTAGATTTTTCTAAAATTTCTCAAGGACAAACAAGCCAAAGTAATGTTGATGATACACGAAAATGAAACATGTCTCAAAAAGTATGTACTACACATTGTCCCTTTTAAAGTAAGGGAAGGGTGGATAGAAGAGAGGACGGAAAAAGTGGAAAGAAGGACTTGTTTAGTGAGCCCCACCATGACATACTCATTTTCTCACTTTTAGTTCTCTTGTACTCCTACCTTCTTTTGTACTATGTAAATATTAATATATTTATGATAACATCTTCAAAAACAATTTAAAATTATCACTCCTTCGATTTTAAAACCCATACTGAATTTGATACATTATGAGATTTGTTTTTAAAGTCTGTTCGACGAGATTGTGCCACTTCACGAATTATTTAGTTTTAAgatttttttaattctttttataGGTTTGTTAAAAAATGTTTTTAAAGATAAAATTGTTTGTTATTGTGAGATATTTGATCGAACTTAGTATAGTCGAATGGTAGTTTTTTGGTTCGGCTATTCGACAATATCATTAGCATACCGTCAAAGTCTATTCAtatgttgtagtcgaagtatgctaaGATTGTTAGCATGTCAAATTGAGTCTGTTTGCTATGtcca containing:
- the LOC127078360 gene encoding acetolactate synthase 3, chloroplastic, producing the protein MATTTPTPLTSYSSSYSTILNRNSILTFPFSPISNKPQSIHTRSLTISSSLSNSPAAPTSTTTTSDDQYISRFSSTEPRKGADILVEALERQGVTNVFAYPGGASMEIHQALTRSKTIRNILPRHEQGGVFAAEGYARSSGLPGVCIATSGPGATNLVSGLADALMDSVPLVAITGQVPRRMIGTNAFQETPNVEVTRSITKHNYLILHVDDIPRIVKEAFFLATSGRPGPVLIDLPKDIQQQSAVPNWAAPIKLTQYVSRLPKIPEEAQLEQVLRLLLESKKPVLYVGGGCLNSSEELNRFVELTGIPVASTLMGLGSYPIGAEHSLHMLGMHGTVYANYAVDSSDLLLAFGVRFDDRVTGKLEAFASRAKIVHIDIDSAEIGKNKIPHLSICADMKVALEGLNRVLESKGVKGKLDFEAWRQELNVQKLKFPLGFKTFENAISPQYAIQVLDELTDGDAIISTGVGQHQMWAGQFYEYKRPRQWLTSGGLGAMGFGLPAAIGAAVANPDAIVVDIDGDGSFMMNVQELATIRVENLPIKILLLNNQHLGMVVQWEDRFYKSNRGHTYLGDPSRKEEIFPNMLGFADACGIPAARVTKKEELREAIQKMLDTPGPYLLDVITPHQEHVLPMIPSNGSFKDVITEGDGRTSY